Genomic DNA from Hordeum vulgare subsp. vulgare chromosome 2H, MorexV3_pseudomolecules_assembly, whole genome shotgun sequence:
caccacaggtgcgccattagtatatggtatactaatggtgcaccaggtagtgcgccattagtatagctccaggtgcgccattagtatgccccccaggtgcgccattagtatgcctcccaggtgcgccattagtatgcctcccaggtgcgccattagtatgcctcccaggtgcagcattagtatgcctcccaggtgcggcattagtatgcctcccaggtgcgccattagtatgcctcccatgtgtgccattagtatagctcacggTGATGACCAGACATCGCAGAGTTAACATAGTTATTGTGGGCCAATTCCTTTTGCTTTTCTTTTCCTCTCCAACAATTAAAATAATAAGAGTTACAGAGTTACCAATCCATATAAAAACCTCATGGTGCCAAACATCATAGGGCTTCATAGGTTTGTTACAGGCTACCACTGTTCAAAACATCAGTATTGTGCAGAAGCACACATGCTACAAATAAGCTGAAAGAGCTGGTACACAAAACTGCTAAAATTGTGGTGAAATCAAGAAACTTCAAGAACCAGCCTCTGCAACCAGCCTCTGCCAAAAAATGGGGCCTTTCTAAGAAGCTCAAGCATCTGCTGGTACTCACAAGACATATCCTGCAACAGAGATGAGGCATCTTAAGCCTTCACTTATTGTATTCACAATCATTGCTCACAAAGAATCAGAAATCATTTAATGTAATCTAGATTTGTGGCTTCAACTCATTATCCATATGAGTAATTAAAAGTCGTACAATATAGGATGAAATACCATAACAAGTCCATGGAAATGGAAACCTAGTACCAACACTCAATCAGACCTTGAACTTCTATTGCAGAAGTCAGAATATTGTCTTAACACATCCATGGTCTAAAAAAGGTAATGCAACATTAACAAAAAAAACTCTGCAAGGCATAGAAGAGTGTTGATAATAGAAGAATATGGTGAGGGAATCACACAAACCTTCAATGAGGAAAGAGAGATCAACCTGGGTTATGGGCGCAACTTTAGTTTCTGACGTAGACTCGGTAGGTGGAGAAAATGATGTTGATCTAATACTCGTCATACAAGGAGAGTCCCCGGTATATAGTACAGTGCAGAGTGCATTTCCAGCATAAATTGGCCTGAAGAAAAGAGTGTCTTATCTTAATCATCAAAAGATTAATTGTTGATGGGTTATAGCAACGAGTTGTCTATGTTAAACACCAAAGAGATGGTGATTACCCTATGAATACCCCGAATTCTCCATGAATCACCGATACCAATGCAAAAATATTGGACTGCCGTACCTCACAAAGACCCGTGGTTCAGATATGGCAGTGACGTCCGTGACAGGGGAGACATCTAGAAGAGCCACTGCACGTGGAAGCAATTTCTTCCCGAACGACGTCGACGAGGCTATCACATGAGAGTATCCACCTTTCTGCTGCATGGAGCGGAGCATCTCGGCCCAAGGCTCAGGTAAAGGATGCGCAAACACGTCTGAATCCTCAACAAGAACCTGCCACACAAGAGAGACAACTGATGAACAAATGAACATGTGCTTCCATTCTCGCCAAGTTCTCTTTCACCCTTGCTGAACTGAAATGCAGAGcatggaaaaaaagaaaaagatacaACTAATAGTATTATGTAGTTGAACGGGAGGTagccagcagcaagtaacaataccTCATTGACCAATGGGTGGCTAGACGCAACATGCTGGGCAGCCTTGTGCAGCGTCGGTCCAGATCCACCGAGAAGAAGAGACACCTTGCTCTCTTTGGCGATGGCCTCGGCAGCCGCCAACGCGCTCAGGGAAGATGGATTGATGAGCCCGCCTTCGTGCTCCGCTATGATCAGTGTGCTCACCTAACAAGCAGGACATCAGCAGGGTCAAGGAGACCTAGGGGCAAACTAGCCTTATTAGGTAATGATGGTGAGGCAAGACTGATGTTCAGTAATAATTCAGGAACACATGGAAGCCTGTAAAGATAATTCCTTGATTGCTTCACCCAAGGATATATGGTAAGTCACAATTTACAAAGATCACCAACTGTGAACTGTCTCCATTCACAATTCCACATAGTACATAATACATACAACATTTTTTTTCTCTAACCAACGTGGAATATAGAACACGAACTCTTTCTTTTATCAGATATAGCACCAGTGATGGCTTGGATTTGAGTATAAAACGTGGAACATGACAGAGGAAAAATTTCATGAAACACTGGTCCGATCAACAGAACAAAGTACCTTTCCCTTCAATGATTTTGTTGTTTCCTTCAAGATGGGCAGGTATTTCGAGGACTCCTTTGCAACAGCGAATAGCAAAATCTGATTTTGAAATTAGGATATAGCACATCAGCAAAGGAGTAATAATACATGGGCCGAGAACATGATGAATTTAAAACCCCATGGCATACAACATGACATACTTGCTTCTTGATCAGATTAGTAAAAATCGCAGGGGCGGTTTCCTCTGTGAGGGTGGTGATCAATGGGATTTTGTTCACCGAAACAAACTCAGAGGTCGCAGATACTCTGACCTCACCATCTGCAAGACACACGGTACATTATTGTCGAATTTAACAGTCTAACAAAATTGTGTGTAGAAATGGAAATGAAAGGCTGGTGGTGAAAGCTAAAGCAACTTGGGGGTGAAGATACCAAAGACGGTcaacttctcctcctctttcttgagCAGGACTACTGACGGGCGCTTTGCCTCTGGGTCAATGTGGAAAAGCTTGGCCACATCGGGGCTGGTAGTCTGGTAGAAGCTGACGGTATCTTCCAGCCTTGAGGCAGCAACAAGCTCATCGTTGTGCCCACCCTATATCGTTTGATGACAGAGTAATCTTAATGATTCATCACCATAGTGTATATATGCAGCGCAGAATAGCCCAAATGCAACCTGAGTATTGATTTCTATTGTACCAGCAAATTGATATATTGTTAGTAAAATATCCAAAATTACAGAGAAAGTGCCAGCAATATTAGAAACAGTGGCTAAATTCATTAACAAGCCCAAACTAGTTTGATGGTTGTAATAATCTAACATATCACAGAAGAAAGGCTAAGCTAACATAAATTCTTTAATATCTACTCTATAATAAGATACACATTACTGCAAGCACTAATTTTACACTATGCAAGAGAACGAGATTCTAATTTCATGGAACCTCTGCATATTGCATTCCTGAAGATGAGCACATGAAGCTTTGTACCAGTGAGAGTAGGGTATCAACCCATTCATACACTTAGAGTTTCCTGGCAagttattcacaacatattttcatCCTCAGGGGCCAACAAAACCATAATACCACATATTTGTGATTGACCAGCTCTTAAACTATCTGCAGTTTTATTTCTGTAAGATGGCTTGACATTCTTATGCAGTTCCTAAGTTTAGATGCGATCAACATGTGGAGATGCAAAGCGTGAAGACGATGAACTCCATAATTCAGCTATATAGTGTGGTAAGCATTTCTCCCCAGGTGCCTCCACTCAATCTGAACTCCATAATTCAGCTATTAGCAGCCTGTgaacccccccaccccccccccccccgcttccGCCGCACATCTCGAAATTCCTAAACGCGAAATTCACAAAAGCACAGACGTAGACAGTATACGCTTAGGCTTCTGCGGCAAATTGAGCTCGACAATTCGATCTCTCGCCCCCATTCTAGAATCTGGATCGAATCGAATCATCAATCGAGAGCATCAGTAAGAGCAACCGGAGCGCCAAATCCTACCCAATGCACCGGGCGACAGATCCTAACCCTCGAGGGGAGGGGAAGGCATGTAAGAGGTACCTCTTGATGCATCGATGATGGAAGGGATGACGAGACGAGACGATACGACGCCCACGGTGGTGGCGCTGCTGCTAGAGGTCGGGGACTCCTTCGCGGGGACCTAGAGAtggctgaggaggaagaggggagagctAGGGCAGGTTCCCGCGGTGGCGAGGGTTCCGCGCGGGGCGGAGGAATCGGGGTGCGCGGGTGAGGGAGCCTTACCTCGGGGGGCGCGAATGCGACGACGACTGGAGGAGAGGCTACGGAGCAGATCGCCGGTGCCTGAGCTGTCGCCGGCGGGAGGGATCGCGCGCGCGGCACTACTATGGCGTTCGAGATTGCGAAAAATGGCGCCGGGTGGGTGGGGATTGGGAGAGAGGACTCTGGATAGGGCTCGAGATTGGTaacgcttactaatggcgcaccaccagctggtgcgccattagtaaccctggtcactaatggcgcaccagctggtggtgcgacatttgtagttttgcaaaaaaaaatagtagtggcgcactgggtgagtggtgtGGCATTACTaattaaactagtaatggcgcactctgccccggtgcgccattagtacttttggaaaaaaaaatgttagtagtggcgcaccgtgtgtgtggtgcgccattagtgtgatggacactaatggcgcacctgcacatggtgcgccactgctatatagtactggcgcaccacttgtctggtgcgccattagtgtctatattatctatagcccttttcctagtagtgtattgatgatttggataggaagatccacaatgaaattactcagtatggatccaaagtgggaatggttttgaaaaatttaagggagaaggaacctatagttaatgattcctctagaattggcaaactagaagatgttataaccaacttgggttccgcttttgccgctgtgcaaaatactccaaatctcactgtcaaaaagaccgtcaagtctgttttttttctgaaagctagtggtgagtcatccaataaatatgaagatcttaagatgataaatgatcacactacttatggtttgagcaccaaagatgactatacgtgattccatcaccttatgcctagctaagggcgttaaacaatagcgcttgttgggagccaaccaaacgaatctatcctttttctttccgttttgtgttttccacactttcataattctgttatgattgtgttttttgtgtttcttttgcgtttgtgccaagtaaaaccgttatgattagtcttggggatgatcgtttggtcatgctggaaaagacagaaactttctgctcacgaaaataattttggtttttttctatgagcaaattcttcaggctatcgtaatttttcaaaaattttgaagtaccagaattatacgaagtatacacattgctacagactggtctgctgttaacagattatgtttttgttgagttggttgcttattttgatgaaactatggatagtatcggggggtattagccatggaagattgaaaatacagtaacccaacatcaaaataagtaaaatttaagttttctacagtacctaaggatgtggtgattttctttctaataataatgatatcacgagtttctgtttaagtttcgtgttgtgaagttttcaagttttgggtgaagttcttatggaaaaagagataaagagtggcaagagctcaagcttggggatgcccaaggcaccccaagttgattcaaggatgccgaaaaagcctaagcttggggatgccccgggaaggcatcccctctttc
This window encodes:
- the LOC123426372 gene encoding electron transfer flavoprotein subunit alpha, mitochondrial-like; protein product: GSASTSRGASRSHAESICRPVSTLIIAEHEGGLINPSSLSALAAAEAIAKESKVSLLLGGSGPTLHKAAQHVASSHPLVNEVLVEDSDVFAHPLPEPWAEMLRSMQQKGGYSHVIASSTSFGKKLLPRAVALLDVSPVTDVTAISEPRVFVRPIYAGNALCTVLYTGDSPCMTSIRSTSFSPPTESTSETKVAPITQVDLSFLIEGFHFHGLVMDMSCEYQQMLELLRKAPFFGRGWLQRLVLEVS